The nucleotide sequence TTTAACCATGGCATTTTTATCCATCGTTTCGGCATCTTCTTTTGAAAGACACTCCACTAAGTTATCCGTTACGATCACACCGATTGTACGGTCAACAGCAGAGCGGACAGCACTTAGTTGTGTAATGACATCTTTGCAGTCCTTTTCTTCTTCCATCATGCGTAAAATACCGCGAAGCTGCCCTTCGACCTTTTTCATACGAGCCAACACTTTTGGATCATACTGCATACGCTCACCTCTTCTGAAATGATTTGTTACTCACACTATACTACCCCTATGGGTATATGTCAAACATTTAATTTCATTAAAATTC is from Solibacillus isronensis and encodes:
- a CDS encoding metal-sensitive transcriptional regulator, producing MQYDPKVLARMKKVEGQLRGILRMMEEEKDCKDVITQLSAVRSAVDRTIGVIVTDNLVECLSKEDAETMDKNAMVKQAVDLLVKSR